GGCAGCAGGCGGTTCCGCCATCACTGTCGCGGCCGCTGCGGCTCCCGCCGAGGCGGCCGCGACTACCAAGATGGCTACCCAACCGACGCGGCTACGCAAGGATCGTTCAGCCACCGAGAAGTCCGTCGGGGTCGAGGTCGCAGGCCTTGACCGCCCCGGCTTTGGCCACGCTCTTCGGCATGTCGCCTGCGAGATAGTCCTTGAGACCGTACCCGGCGCCGACCAGACCGTTGCGCTTGTAGCAGTCGACGATCAGCGCCGCCATGTCCTTGTGCGACGGATTGACCCGCATTTGCACATAGAACATGCCGATCGGATATTCACCAGACTCGTCAGAGCATCGACGCTCGACCTTCTGCGCTTCGTCGTGCGACATGGATGCCGGGTGAGTGTACGACCCGCCCTCGAAGTCGTAGCGCGCCAGGGTGACTCCCGCTGCAGACATGCACGCGCGATAGCGGTCCTTCATCTCCGCATACTCCTGGTCGGAAATCTTCCCGTCCTCGAGAGTTGCTCTGATCTCTGGCGATAGCGCATTTTGATATTGATGTTGCATCTCCTCTGCCCACGAGCCAGTGGACAGGGGAATATCGTCGACCTCTGGACGCGGGCTCGAACACCCGGCCGTAGCGGCGATGAGAGCAGTCACGACGAGCGCGCTGCTGAACCTCTTTTGATGAGACATGATCTAGTGCTTTCGACAAGGGTTGGGATGACGCCGCTGACCAGGCGACGCCATCCCGAATGCCTACTTGACGTCGTAGAACGCGGTGTTCCCGCCGATGGCGGAGATCGCCTGAGCCTTGGCCGCCACACGGGGCTTCGCCCAACCGGCATAGTCGCACCCGGCGCCACAGGCTGTTGCCTTGTGGTCACGAGAGTTGTGCTGGTAGTTCGAGTAGGTGTACTTGCCGGTTACTCCGTAGTCCCACGTTCCGCCCTCGACGGACACAGTCGTGGCGTGCGCAGCGGTGGCACCGCCTGCGATGAGCGCTCCCGCTACCGCTGTCGTGGCGAGCGCTTTCGTCAAGATCTTCATCGGTCTCTCCTTCTAGGTCTTTCGGCGCATCTGTCCAGCCGAAATGTTTCACCTAGCGTACACACGACTCGCGTCTACCGCGCAACATTTTCAGTCCTGCGCGCACCACCTCGGCCACTACCTGCGGCTTGCCGCCCTCCTTGGAGTTCTGCGTCGCCGAGTGCCCGGCTCCCGGGATCGTGCCGACGCTCGCCTCCGGGAGCAGCTTCCGCAGCCGGTCGACCGCGTGGCGGAGGTACGTCGGCGACTTCTCCGCCGAGATGAGCAGCACCGGCCCGCGGATCGCCGCGTAGTCGCCGATCCGGTCGGCGCGCTGCGCGACGATCCGCATGTCGTACGGGACCGCCAGCGCCAGCTCGCTCATCGTGGCGCCGCCGACCGGGAGGGAGCCCGCGTCCTTGGCGAGCATCTTCCGGGTGCTGGACTCCAGCATCCGCCGCGGGAAGAAGCGGAGGAACGCCGGGCCCATCTGCGTGCCGAGCAGGGCGGTGACCATATAAGCCGGCACGTCGCCGCGGGCGGCCTCCGGGTCGAACCGGGCGAGGAAGGCGTCGAGGTCCAGGGAGCCGTCGGCGACGAGGGCGGGCTCGAAGAGCACGACGGCGAGCTCGGGCCGCGCGAGCGCGACCTCGGCGGCGATGATGCCGCCGGAGCTGACGCCCAGGATGGCGGTGGCGCCGGTCGCGGCGACGACCGCGGCGGCGTCGGCGACGTCGAGCGCCAGGTCGTAGGCCTCCAGCGCGGGGTACGCGCCACTGCGGCCCCGGCCGCGGCGGTTCATCAGGTGCACG
This genomic stretch from Leifsonia sp. EB41 harbors:
- a CDS encoding lactococcin 972 family bacteriocin gives rise to the protein MKILTKALATTAVAGALIAGGATAAHATTVSVEGGTWDYGVTGKYTYSNYQHNSRDHKATACGAGCDYAGWAKPRVAAKAQAISAIGGNTAFYDVK
- a CDS encoding alpha/beta fold hydrolase gives rise to the protein MSRTVSTAPSTDQLTSHLVSSEDGTPIEYFSTGTGPGLVIVHGTMQSAASQSELAAALAGSFTVHLMNRRGRGRSGAYPALEAYDLALDVADAAAVVAATGATAILGVSSGGIIAAEVALARPELAVVLFEPALVADGSLDLDAFLARFDPEAARGDVPAYMVTALLGTQMGPAFLRFFPRRMLESSTRKMLAKDAGSLPVGGATMSELALAVPYDMRIVAQRADRIGDYAAIRGPVLLISAEKSPTYLRHAVDRLRKLLPEASVGTIPGAGHSATQNSKEGGKPQVVAEVVRAGLKMLRGRRESCVR